A genomic window from Brassica oleracea var. oleracea cultivar TO1000 chromosome C8, BOL, whole genome shotgun sequence includes:
- the LOC106309865 gene encoding uncharacterized protein LOC106309865: MKLILFKRPCDYSKMNKEDPEEVLHRRAKFLIYKKLQEADLISRRSPPTSLLFLRMKLFRLKAMIGKELSNLHRIIVSTIRFGGIRKHSLGGVKVFKKMFHGGATTGLSRPPIFTLEV, encoded by the coding sequence ATGAAATTGATCCTCTTCAAAAGGCCATGCGATTACTCAAAGATGAACAAGGAAGATCCAGAGGAGGTACTTCACCGGCGAGCCAAGTTCTTGATCTACAAAAAGCTTCAAGAAGCCGACTTGATTTCTCGTCGTTCTCCTCCCACGTCGTTGTTGTTTCTACGTATGAAGCTTTTCCGGTTGAAAGCAATGATCGGAAAAGAGTTGAGTAATCTACATCGCATCATCGTATCCACCATTAGATTTGGCGGAATCCGAAAGCACTCACTAGGCGGTGTAAAAGTGTTTAAGAAGATGTTCCACGGTGGTGCAACAACCGGATTATCTAGGCCGCCTATTTTCACTCTCGAAGTTTGA
- the LOC106309864 gene encoding uncharacterized protein LOC106309864 → MVMASSSSLAAFPCLNPWPLTPSRFSQTLNSPFLSSPCSVLNLKHASSLLLKSRIRISSSHRVPTKTLVVLSAQTSLLKVLKTAWNIGKDGIEAGTNLVPVSVPRPVARISVTIAALAVSLFVLKSFLSTAFFVLGTMGFAYFLFIAFNKDEAPKQRGGEDNISGSTPMDNDPLEEAKKIMDKYK, encoded by the exons ATGGTCATGGCTTCTTCTTCTTCTCTCGCTGCGTTTCCTTGTTTGAATCCTTGGCCTCTCACTCCTTCAAGATTCTCACAAACCCTGAATTCTCCTTTCCTCTCCTCCCCTTGTTCTGTTTTGAACCTAAAACACGCATCTTCGCTGCTTCTTAAATCGAGGATTCGAATCTCCTCCTCTCATCGCGTGCCGACAAAAACACTCGTTGTTTTGTCTGCCCAGACTAGTCTCCTGAAAG TTCTTAAAACCGCATGGAATATTGGGAAAGATGGAATCGAAGCAGGAACCAACCTAGTACCT GTTTCTGTGCCTAGACCTGTTGCTAGGATCTCAGTGACAATTGCAGCATTGGCGGTTTCATTGTTTGTTCTCAAGTCGTTTCTATCAACTGCTTTCTTTGTATTG GGTACAATGGGATTTGCATATTTCTTATTCATAGCCTTCAACAAAGATGAAGCTCCTAAACAGAGAGGTGGAGAAGATAATATTTCTGGTTCCACACCAATGGATAATGATCCACTTGAAGAAGCAAAGAAAATTATGGACAAGTACAAGTAA
- the LOC106310179 gene encoding heat shock 70 kDa protein 16-like → MESTKDKKNALESFVYEMRDKMLNTYRNTATESERECIVRNLQETEEWLYEDGDDESENAYIEKLNDIRKLIDPIENRFKG, encoded by the exons ATGGAATCGACAAAGGATAAGAAAAATGCTCTTGAATCCTTTGTTTATGAGATGCGTGATAAG ATGTTAAATACATATAGGAACACTGCAACCGAGTCAGAACGGGAATGCATTGTTAGAAATCTTCAGGAAACAGAGGAGTGGCTATACGAAGATGGTGATGATGAATCTGAAAATGCTTACATCGAGAAGTTAAATGATATCAGAAAG CTCATCGATCCTATTGAAAACCGGTTTAAAGGCTGA
- the LOC106307981 gene encoding protein TRANSPARENT TESTA 12: MGSEAAVTAVDNLQQPLLEPTKSEVDFRMESVLTDTHLPYLRRLYFAALIELKFLFNLAAPAIFVYVINNGMSMLTRIFAGRIGSMQLAAASLGNSGFNMFTFGLMLGMGSAVETLCGQAHGAHRYEMLGVYLQRSTVVLFLTGLPMTLLFIFSKPLLTSLGEPADVASMASIFVYGMIPMIFAYAVNFPIQKFLQSQSIVTPSAYISAATLVIHIFLSWLAVFKLGWGLLGLSVIHSLSWWIIVLAQVLYIKVSPRCRRTWTGFSWKAFDGLWDFFRLSAASAVMLCLESWYAQILVLLAGLLKNPELALDSLAICMSISAISFMVSVGFNAAASVRVSNELGAGNPRSAAFSTAVTTGVSFLLSLFEAVLILSWRNVISYLFTDSPAVAEAVAELTPYLAITIVLNGVQPVLSGVAVGCGWQAFVAYVNIGCYYIVGIPIGYVLGFTYDMGAKGIWTGMIAGTLMQTIILLIVTFRTDWDKEVEKASRRLDQWEDTQAPLLKQ; the protein is encoded by the exons ATGGGTTCGGAAGCTGCCGTCACCGCCGTGGACAACCTCCAGCAACCATTACTTGAGCCAACGAAGTCGGAAGTTGACTTCAGGATGGAGAGTGTGTTAACAGACACTCATTTGCCTTATCTCCGGCGGCTATATTTCGCGGCGTTGATCGAGCTGAAATTTCTCTTCAACCTGGCGGCTCCAGCGATCTTTGTCTACGTCATTAATAATGGCATGTCTATGCTCACTCGTATCTTCGCCGGTCGTATTGGAAGTATGCAACTCGCCGCCGCTTCTCTAGGAAACAGCGGTTTCAATATGTTCACATTTGGTCTCATG CTTGGAATGGGAAGTGCAGTGGAAACATTATGTGGACAAGCGCACGGAGCTCACAGATACGAGATGCTCGGAGTCTACCTACAAAGATCAACGGTGGTTCTATTCCTCACCGGACTTCCGATGACACTACTCTTTATCTTCTCCAAACCTCTCCTCACTTCACTCGGCGAGCCAGCTGATGTGGCATCAATGGCTTCCATATTCGTCTACGGTATGATCCCAATGATCTTCGCTTACGCCGTCAACTTCCCCATACAAAAGTTCCTCCAGTCACAAAGCATCGTCACGCCAAGCGCTTACATCTCAGCCGCCACGCTCGTCATCCACATATTCCTATCTTGGCTGGCCGTTTTCAAGCTCGGGTGGGGCTTACTTGGCCTCTCAGTGATTCACAGTCTCTCGTGGTGGATCATTGTTCTTGCTCAAGTTTTGTATATTAAGGTGAGTCCAAGATGTCGCCGGACTTGGACCGGGTTTAGCTGGAAAGCTTTTGATGGTCTTTGGGACTTTTTCCGGTTATCGGCGGCTTCTGCCGTCATGCTCTGCCTTGAGTCTTGGTACGCTCAGATTCTTGTTCTACTCGCTGGACTTCTCAAGAACCCTGAACTCGCCTTGGATTCTCTAGCTATCTG CATGTCAATTTCTGCTATCTCTTTCATGGTCTCCGTTGGATTCAACGCAGCTGCAAG CGTGAGAGTTAGTAATGAATTAGGAGCTGGAAATCCAAGATCAGCAGCATTTTCAACCGCAGTAACTACAGGAGTGTCGTTTTTACTATCACTGTTTGAAGCCGTACTGATCCTCTCGTGGCGCAATGTCATCAGCTACCTTTTTACAGACAGCCCAGCTGTTGCTGAAGCTGTAGCCGAGCTCACTCCTTACTTGGCTATTACCATAGTTCTCAATGGAGTTCAACCTGTTTTATCTG GCGTTGCCGTTGGATGTGGATGGCAAGCATTTGTGGCGTACGTTAACATAGGATGTTATTACATTGTGGGGATCCCTATTGGTTATGTTCTTGGTTTCACCTATGACATGGGAGCTAAG GGAATATGGACAGGAATGATTGCGGGTACGCTCATGCAAACTATCATCTTACTCATTGTCACTTTCCGAACTGATTGGGATAAAGAG GTGGAGAAGGCTTCAAGACGATTGGACCAGTGGGAAGATACACAAGCGCCGCTTCTTAAGCAGTAA